From the genome of Edaphobacter dinghuensis, one region includes:
- the rplN gene encoding 50S ribosomal protein L14, whose product MSVQMRTILDVADNSGARRLQVILPLGGGLGKKAGLGDVVTAAVKEASPDGTVKKGKVVKAVIVRTRKEYRRRDGTYIRFDQNAAVVINDANEPVGTRVFGPVARELREKKFLKIVSLAPEVI is encoded by the coding sequence ATGTCAGTACAAATGAGAACTATCCTTGACGTGGCCGATAACTCCGGCGCACGCAGGTTGCAGGTGATCCTGCCCCTCGGTGGCGGTCTCGGCAAGAAGGCCGGCCTCGGCGATGTTGTCACCGCTGCGGTCAAAGAAGCCTCCCCCGATGGAACCGTAAAAAAGGGTAAAGTAGTAAAGGCAGTGATCGTGCGCACACGCAAGGAGTATCGCCGTCGCGACGGAACGTATATCCGCTTCGACCAGAACGCCGCTGTCGTCATCAACGACGCCAACGAGCCGGTCGGCACCCGCGTCTTCGGCCCCGTGGCCCGCGAGCTTCGTGAGAAGAAGTTTCTCAAGATTGTCTCGCTTGCTCCTGAGGTCATCTAG
- the rplF gene encoding 50S ribosomal protein L6 yields MSRIGKKPIPMPAGVKYTVDGNTVLVEGPKGKVSALLPTGITLVQKDGNLLVERQNDKQAAFHGLARALVFNAVTGVTAGWAKELDVVGIGYRVELKGKNMVVFTLGYSHPIEFPLPTGIEVAIDPKQTHLTVSGIDRQKVGQVAADMRALRKPDPYKNKGVRYTGEKLKKKVGKTGAK; encoded by the coding sequence ATGTCACGTATTGGCAAAAAGCCGATTCCTATGCCCGCCGGAGTTAAGTACACCGTCGATGGCAACACCGTTCTCGTCGAAGGACCCAAGGGCAAGGTCTCCGCACTGCTTCCCACCGGAATCACCCTGGTCCAGAAGGACGGCAATCTTCTCGTTGAGCGTCAGAATGACAAGCAGGCTGCCTTTCACGGTCTCGCCCGTGCGCTTGTCTTCAATGCTGTCACCGGCGTAACCGCTGGCTGGGCGAAAGAGCTGGATGTCGTCGGCATCGGTTACCGTGTCGAGCTCAAGGGAAAGAACATGGTTGTCTTCACCCTTGGCTACTCGCACCCGATCGAGTTTCCTCTGCCCACGGGCATCGAAGTTGCGATCGACCCGAAGCAGACCCACCTGACGGTTTCCGGCATTGATCGCCAGAAGGTCGGCCAGGTTGCTGCCGATATGCGCGCCCTCCGTAAACCTGATCCGTATAAGAACAAGGGCGTTCGCTACACCGGTGAGAAGCTGAAGAAGAAGGTTGGTAAGACCGGAGCGAAGTAA
- the rpmD gene encoding 50S ribosomal protein L30: MADTNTTAKIKLQYFRSKICTPVKHKLVIKGLGFTRLNQIVEREDTPSIRGMVAKVPHLVRVVE; the protein is encoded by the coding sequence ATGGCTGATACCAACACAACCGCCAAAATCAAGCTGCAGTACTTCCGTTCCAAGATCTGCACCCCGGTCAAGCACAAGCTCGTTATCAAGGGCCTCGGCTTCACCCGTCTCAACCAGATCGTAGAGCGCGAAGACACGCCGTCCATTCGTGGCATGGTGGCAAAGGTTCCACATCTCGTTCGCGTCGTCGAGTAG
- the rpsH gene encoding 30S ribosomal protein S8, whose product MNLTDPVADFLTRIRNSIRARHQKLDVPASKLKAEIARILKEEGYIANYKPTEENGQKVIRVYLKYGPNNEAVIRDLQRVSRPGCRVYLGRDEIRRVQGGLGISIMTTPKGVMTGRQARREGVGGEILCEVW is encoded by the coding sequence ATGAACCTCACCGATCCAGTAGCAGACTTTCTGACCCGCATCCGCAACTCCATCCGTGCGCGCCACCAGAAGCTTGACGTTCCCGCCTCGAAGCTCAAGGCCGAGATTGCCCGCATCCTCAAGGAAGAGGGCTACATCGCGAACTACAAGCCTACGGAAGAGAACGGCCAGAAGGTCATCCGTGTTTATCTCAAGTACGGCCCGAACAACGAAGCCGTCATCCGCGACCTGCAGCGCGTCTCGCGTCCCGGTTGCCGCGTATACCTTGGCCGCGATGAGATTCGTCGCGTGCAGGGTGGCCTCGGTATCTCCATCATGACCACCCCCAAGGGTGTTATGACCGGCCGTCAGGCTCGCCGTGAAGGTGTTGGCGGTGAGATTCTCTGCGAAGTCTGGTAA
- the rplX gene encoding 50S ribosomal protein L24, producing MAGIKIKRNDTVEVIAGKDKGKRGKVIRVIADRDRVLVERVMMIKKHLKPNPQRNIQGGIAEQESPIHISNVMLVDGEGNKTRVGTRLEGDKKVRFSKASGNNIAEKKK from the coding sequence ATGGCAGGCATCAAGATCAAGCGTAACGACACCGTCGAAGTGATCGCCGGTAAAGACAAGGGCAAGCGCGGTAAAGTCATCCGCGTCATCGCCGACAGGGACCGCGTCCTCGTCGAGCGTGTCATGATGATTAAGAAGCACCTCAAGCCCAACCCCCAGCGCAACATTCAGGGCGGCATCGCCGAGCAGGAGTCGCCGATCCACATCTCGAACGTGATGCTGGTCGACGGCGAAGGCAACAAGACCCGCGTCGGCACACGTCTTGAAGGCGACAAGAAGGTTCGCTTCTCGAAGGCGAGCGGCAACAACATCGCTGAGAAGAAGAAGTAA
- a CDS encoding type Z 30S ribosomal protein S14, producing MATTAKRVKDAKKPKFKSRQHNRCQICGRPRAFLRKFGVCRLCFRGLALKGEIPGVVKSSW from the coding sequence ATGGCAACTACTGCAAAGCGCGTCAAAGACGCAAAGAAACCGAAGTTCAAGTCCCGTCAGCACAACCGCTGCCAGATCTGCGGCCGCCCTCGCGCTTTCCTGCGCAAGTTCGGTGTCTGCCGTCTCTGCTTCCGCGGTCTTGCGCTCAAGGGAGAAATTCCGGGCGTCGTCAAGTCAAGCTGGTAG
- the rplO gene encoding 50S ribosomal protein L15 — MAIRNLSNLRAPKKANSNKKRVGRGMGSGIGKTSGRGHKGQGSRSGSSLMRGFEGGQMPLHRRLPKRGFTNIFRVEYQVLGLDRIAEINAASNETEFTLDKIVALGLLRKKKGLIKVLNNGELKTAVTVHAHKFSKTAQEAIEKAGGKAVLIG; from the coding sequence ATGGCAATTCGTAATCTCTCCAATCTCCGCGCCCCCAAAAAGGCAAATTCGAACAAGAAGCGCGTCGGCCGCGGTATGGGTTCCGGCATCGGTAAGACCTCCGGCCGTGGTCACAAGGGCCAGGGTTCGCGCTCAGGTTCGAGCCTCATGCGCGGCTTCGAAGGCGGCCAGATGCCCCTTCACCGTCGTCTGCCCAAGCGCGGATTCACGAACATCTTCCGCGTCGAGTACCAGGTGCTTGGCCTTGACCGTATCGCCGAGATCAACGCCGCCTCCAACGAGACCGAGTTCACGCTCGACAAGATCGTTGCTCTTGGCCTTCTGCGCAAAAAGAAGGGACTTATCAAAGTCCTCAACAACGGTGAGTTGAAGACTGCTGTTACCGTTCACGCGCACAAGTTTTCCAAGACGGCACAGGAAGCGATCGAAAAGGCAGGCGGTAAGGCCGTCCTGATCGGCTAA
- the rplE gene encoding 50S ribosomal protein L5, which produces MASRFKEKYEKEIKQALAKELNITNAMAIPKLEKIVINMGLGEATQNVKIMDPLIADLAAIAGQKPVTTKAKKSIAAFKVREGMPIGAMVTLRGDNMYEFLDRLVSIALPRVRDFRGVSSKSFDGRGNYTLGLRDQLIFAEIDYAKVDKLKGMNVTIVTTAKDDNGARALLKGFGMPFRAGA; this is translated from the coding sequence ATGGCATCACGATTCAAAGAGAAGTACGAAAAAGAGATCAAGCAAGCGCTCGCCAAAGAGTTGAACATCACCAACGCAATGGCGATTCCCAAGCTCGAGAAGATCGTCATCAACATGGGTCTCGGCGAAGCGACACAGAACGTCAAGATCATGGATCCGCTCATCGCCGATCTCGCTGCCATTGCAGGCCAGAAGCCTGTGACCACGAAGGCCAAGAAGTCCATCGCTGCCTTCAAAGTGCGCGAAGGCATGCCCATCGGCGCGATGGTTACCCTGCGCGGCGACAATATGTATGAGTTCCTCGATCGTCTCGTCTCGATCGCGCTTCCTCGCGTCCGCGACTTCCGCGGCGTCTCCTCGAAGAGCTTCGATGGCCGTGGCAACTACACCCTCGGTCTGCGCGATCAGTTGATCTTCGCCGAAATTGACTACGCAAAGGTCGACAAGCTCAAGGGTATGAACGTCACCATCGTCACGACGGCCAAGGACGATAACGGAGCCCGTGCTCTGCTGAAGGGTTTTGGAATGCCCTTCCGCGCTGGAGCGTAA
- the rplR gene encoding 50S ribosomal protein L18, with protein sequence MINSRQRNVIRKRVHTRIREKMSGTAERPRLNVYRSLNHIYTQLIDDQNGVTIASASSMGKKSEEKNYGGNIAAAAEVGKLIAQRAQEKGIKKIVFDRGGYLYHGRIKALADAAREAGLDF encoded by the coding sequence ATGATCAACTCCCGTCAACGCAACGTTATCCGCAAGCGCGTCCACACGCGTATCCGCGAGAAGATGTCCGGCACTGCCGAGCGCCCGCGTCTCAACGTCTATCGCTCGCTCAACCACATCTACACGCAGCTCATCGACGACCAGAACGGCGTCACTATTGCCTCGGCCTCCTCGATGGGCAAGAAGAGCGAAGAGAAGAACTACGGCGGCAACATTGCTGCCGCTGCCGAGGTGGGCAAGCTTATCGCTCAGCGCGCGCAGGAGAAGGGCATCAAGAAGATTGTGTTCGACCGTGGCGGTTATCTGTATCACGGCCGCATCAAGGCCCTCGCCGATGCTGCTCGCGAAGCTGGACTCGATTTCTAA
- the rpsE gene encoding 30S ribosomal protein S5, protein MAMKKKIDANRLNLKDEVVSINRVTKVVKGGKNMSFAALVVIGDPGEGVVGYGSGKAKEVPQAIRKGIEAAKKNLHKVNLTESTIPHQVLGHFGAGQVMLKPAPEGTGVIAGKTVRAVMTAAGVQNVLTKSLGTANPHNVIKATFDALIQLRNKAEVAALRGKAEEEL, encoded by the coding sequence ATGGCAATGAAGAAAAAAATCGACGCGAACCGGCTCAACCTGAAGGATGAAGTCGTTTCCATCAATCGCGTCACCAAGGTCGTCAAAGGCGGTAAGAACATGTCGTTTGCCGCTCTCGTCGTCATCGGTGATCCCGGCGAAGGCGTGGTCGGATACGGTTCGGGCAAAGCCAAGGAAGTTCCCCAGGCCATTCGCAAGGGGATCGAAGCGGCCAAGAAGAACCTGCATAAGGTCAACCTCACCGAGAGCACGATTCCTCACCAGGTCTTGGGCCACTTCGGCGCAGGCCAGGTGATGTTGAAGCCGGCTCCAGAAGGTACCGGCGTCATCGCCGGCAAGACGGTTCGCGCTGTGATGACCGCCGCCGGCGTTCAGAACGTGCTCACGAAGTCGCTCGGCACCGCCAACCCGCACAACGTTATTAAGGCCACCTTCGATGCTCTCATCCAGCTTCGCAACAAGGCCGAAGTCGCCGCTTTGCGCGGCAAAGCAGAAGAGGAGCTTTAA